A single region of the Pseudomonas sp. VD-NE ins genome encodes:
- a CDS encoding ribonuclease T2: MKKLFTILAVIALTAGSIGLSSARQSQSSKAQAESVAGVFDYYLLALSWSPTFCLTHKDDSQCTGKGYGFVLHGLWPQYAKGGWPESCPPLTTLNAAQTSQGLMLFPTKKLLDHEWSKHGTCSGLGAMGYLDEADKAVAAVKIPQELQPFSSSYYFEAQEIADLFRKANPGIPADGIAVICSGPELSEVRVCMGKDLQFGACGKGVKTQCRAGDIRVPPSR, encoded by the coding sequence ATGAAAAAGCTGTTTACAATTTTGGCGGTGATTGCGCTGACGGCCGGTAGCATCGGTTTGAGTTCGGCGCGGCAATCACAGTCAAGCAAAGCCCAGGCGGAATCGGTGGCGGGGGTGTTCGATTACTACCTGCTGGCGCTGTCCTGGTCGCCGACCTTCTGTTTGACGCACAAAGACGACTCACAGTGCACGGGCAAGGGTTATGGGTTCGTGCTGCACGGTTTGTGGCCGCAATACGCCAAGGGTGGCTGGCCGGAATCCTGCCCACCGCTGACCACGCTGAACGCGGCGCAAACCAGCCAGGGCCTGATGCTGTTCCCGACCAAGAAACTGCTCGACCACGAATGGTCCAAACACGGCACCTGCAGCGGCCTCGGCGCGATGGGCTATCTGGATGAAGCGGACAAAGCGGTGGCGGCGGTGAAAATCCCGCAGGAACTGCAACCGTTCAGCTCCTCGTATTACTTCGAGGCGCAGGAAATCGCTGACCTGTTCCGCAAGGCCAACCCGGGCATTCCAGCCGATGGCATCGCCGTCATTTGCAGCGGCCCGGAACTGTCGGAAGTGCGCGTGTGCATGGGCAAGGATCTGCAGTTCGGCGCCTGTGGCAAAGGCGTGAAAACCCAGTGCCGGGCGGGGGATATTCGCGTGCCGCCGTCGCGCTAA